From a single Planctellipticum variicoloris genomic region:
- a CDS encoding linear amide C-N hydrolase has protein sequence MRMLPSVSLVLASVSVVALAASLPAASACTRAVYLGKDGMVVTGRSMDWKEDLHSNLWIFPRGMPRDGGLGAASLKWTSRYGSVVASLYEGGSADGMNEQGLVANLLYLAESEYPPASDTRPAVVITAWMQYVLDNFKTVAETVAELKKESFRVVPVVAPNGAAGTVHLAISDPSGDSAIFEYVGGKLVIHHGRQFQVMTNSPVFDEQIALDKYWQQIGGTVMLPGTNRAADRFARASFYINACTQTSEPREAVASVFSVMRNVSVPRGISTKDQPNIASTLWRTVADQRSRVYYFENTASPSLIWVKLREIDFAAGTGTRKLTLVGNPDLGGDQTKSFLPAEPFKFLAPEIK, from the coding sequence ATGCGCATGCTCCCGTCCGTGTCGCTCGTTCTCGCGTCTGTCTCCGTCGTTGCGCTGGCGGCCAGTCTGCCAGCGGCGAGCGCCTGTACTCGCGCCGTCTATCTCGGCAAGGACGGCATGGTCGTCACCGGACGATCGATGGACTGGAAGGAAGACCTGCACAGCAATCTCTGGATCTTCCCCCGCGGCATGCCGCGCGACGGCGGCCTGGGCGCTGCCTCACTCAAGTGGACCAGCCGCTACGGCAGCGTCGTCGCCTCGCTCTACGAGGGCGGGTCGGCGGACGGAATGAACGAGCAAGGGCTGGTCGCAAACCTGCTGTATCTCGCTGAATCCGAGTACCCTCCGGCCTCCGATACCCGCCCCGCCGTCGTGATCACCGCGTGGATGCAATATGTTCTCGACAACTTCAAAACGGTCGCCGAAACGGTCGCCGAACTGAAAAAGGAATCGTTCCGGGTCGTGCCGGTGGTCGCTCCCAACGGAGCCGCCGGGACCGTGCACCTCGCCATCTCCGACCCGTCGGGCGATTCGGCGATCTTCGAGTACGTCGGCGGAAAGCTCGTGATTCACCACGGTCGTCAGTTCCAGGTCATGACCAATTCCCCGGTCTTCGACGAGCAGATCGCCCTCGACAAATACTGGCAGCAGATCGGCGGAACGGTCATGCTGCCTGGCACGAATCGGGCCGCCGACCGGTTCGCGCGCGCGTCCTTCTACATCAACGCCTGCACCCAGACCTCGGAGCCGCGCGAAGCCGTCGCCAGCGTCTTCAGCGTGATGCGCAACGTCAGCGTTCCCCGCGGCATCAGCACGAAGGATCAACCGAATATTGCGTCGACCCTCTGGCGGACGGTTGCCGACCAGAGAAGCCGTGTCTATTACTTCGAGAACACCGCCAGTCCCAGCCTGATCTGGGTCAAGCTCCGTGAGATTGACTTTGCCGCGGGGACCGGCACCCGCAAGCTGACCCTGGTCGGCAATCCGGATCTCGGCGGCGACCAGACGAAGAGCTTCCTGCCGGCGGAGCCGTTCAAGTTCCTGGCCCCTGAAATCAAGTAG
- a CDS encoding DUF1501 domain-containing protein produces MFRIEAGTSGRYCDGLNRRSFVQLGMAGMGALGLPQLLQAKEESANQGLSRKDTSVILIWLDGGPGHMDLYDLKPEAPAEYRGIWNPIRTNVEGMEISELFPLQARCADKFSIVRSLHHDNGDHFTAGHFMLTGRGGASGADTPGKAPFVGSVATKMTGPRQPGMPPYVAVPYGMSIGLRPGYFGANYLGVANNPFETDGDPNNASFKVQNIEMPGGMSLDRLENRTALARQFDRLRRDVDARGTLEAMDRFDQQAFELVAGASARKAFDISQEDPRMRDRYGRHSWGQSTLLARRLVEAGTTFVTVHLGGWDHHWDLKSGMERYLPMVDSLVSALFEDLEQRGLSEKVMVMLCGEFSRTPRMNNGGNGGPPLSMGTPGRDHWGNAMFCLMGGGGIRGGQIVGSTNRLGEVPQDRPVTPPDIHHTMFRVLGIDPHVNFLNHSGRPVPALEPGTVLEELL; encoded by the coding sequence ATGTTCCGCATTGAAGCTGGAACGTCCGGTCGCTATTGCGATGGCCTGAATCGCCGCAGTTTCGTCCAGCTTGGCATGGCCGGGATGGGCGCCCTTGGCCTGCCGCAACTCCTTCAGGCCAAAGAAGAATCGGCCAATCAGGGGCTTTCCCGCAAAGACACCTCCGTCATCCTCATCTGGCTGGACGGCGGCCCCGGGCACATGGATCTCTACGACCTCAAGCCCGAAGCCCCCGCCGAGTACCGCGGGATCTGGAACCCCATCCGCACGAACGTCGAGGGCATGGAGATCTCGGAACTGTTCCCGCTGCAGGCCCGCTGCGCGGATAAGTTTTCGATCGTCCGATCCCTGCACCACGACAACGGCGACCACTTCACCGCCGGGCACTTCATGCTCACCGGCCGGGGCGGCGCCAGCGGGGCAGATACCCCCGGCAAAGCCCCGTTCGTCGGCTCCGTCGCGACCAAAATGACCGGCCCCCGCCAGCCCGGCATGCCGCCGTATGTCGCCGTCCCCTACGGGATGAGCATCGGCCTCCGCCCAGGCTACTTCGGGGCGAACTACCTGGGCGTCGCCAACAACCCCTTCGAAACCGACGGGGATCCGAACAATGCCAGCTTCAAGGTCCAGAACATCGAAATGCCCGGCGGCATGTCGCTCGACCGCCTGGAAAACCGGACGGCTCTTGCCCGGCAGTTCGACCGGCTCCGCCGCGACGTCGACGCCCGCGGCACGCTCGAAGCCATGGACCGCTTCGATCAGCAGGCCTTCGAGCTGGTCGCCGGCGCGTCCGCCCGCAAGGCGTTCGATATCAGCCAGGAAGATCCCCGCATGCGGGATCGATACGGACGACACTCGTGGGGTCAGAGTACGCTCCTCGCCCGCCGGCTCGTCGAAGCGGGAACGACCTTCGTCACCGTTCATCTCGGCGGCTGGGATCACCATTGGGATCTCAAGTCGGGCATGGAACGCTACCTGCCGATGGTCGACAGCCTTGTATCAGCGTTGTTCGAAGACCTCGAACAGCGCGGCCTGTCCGAAAAGGTCATGGTCATGCTCTGCGGCGAGTTCAGCCGGACCCCCCGCATGAACAACGGCGGCAACGGCGGACCTCCCCTCAGCATGGGCACCCCCGGCCGCGACCACTGGGGGAACGCCATGTTCTGCCTGATGGGTGGCGGCGGCATCAGGGGCGGCCAGATCGTCGGTTCGACCAACCGCCTCGGCGAAGTCCCCCAGGACCGCCCGGTCACTCCCCCGGACATCCATCACACCATGTTCCGCGTCCTGGGAATCGACCCGCACGTGAACTTCCTGAATCACTCCGGCCGCCCCGTCCCGGCCCTGGAGCCGGGAACGGTGCTTGAGGAACTGCTGTAG
- a CDS encoding ATP-binding protein has product MTTAMLLPKSTAPCDENCFSAASSSAVAQITACGKILSLNRAAEHLLRYSASDLVGRPLTALLEPRSDDFAEAALRAILDDADGISSRDTIPTTLRCGDGSLLTGLLVAGEPSSTGGCRSITLLPNCDGQNAARQRIEALEAEVDLQSRRADDWAFERKRLENVSRLLADEVAGLRRSKSEFLSNMSHELRTPLTAILGFAELICDAPGADETAEFADRIRTNGRQLLLLLDDLLSLARAEAGTATLVIDTFSPITVLNDVVQQFRSQSAIRGLLLETQIGHGIPKLIESDADKFRQIAVNLVSNALKFTQSGGILVRMMVDPSPKPPQLRVDVVDSGIGIPIERLEEIYEPFMQADSSSSRTYGGAGLGLPLCKHYAELLGGRIEFASIVGRGTTASFWIALESADMAPAQQPTPDATPLIAGDLLGRLILIVEDSPENFALFSRIVTKAGATVRDASNGQAGVELVNAAINCREPIDAILLDMQMPVMDGYTAARQIRQLGYTGPIIAVTADNTDRARANTIAAGCDACLFKPIQRHELVNLLQQFLLLKQHRRAVIDQELMWE; this is encoded by the coding sequence GTGACCACTGCCATGCTTCTGCCGAAGTCGACCGCTCCGTGCGACGAGAATTGTTTTTCCGCCGCGTCGTCGTCGGCAGTCGCCCAGATCACTGCCTGCGGAAAGATCCTGTCTCTCAATCGAGCTGCAGAGCATCTGCTTCGGTATTCGGCCTCTGACCTGGTTGGTCGCCCGCTGACCGCCCTGCTGGAGCCGCGCAGCGACGACTTCGCCGAGGCCGCCCTCCGCGCGATCCTCGATGACGCCGACGGCATTTCTTCGCGCGACACCATCCCGACCACGCTGCGTTGTGGCGACGGTTCCCTTCTGACAGGGCTGCTCGTGGCCGGGGAACCATCGTCGACGGGCGGCTGTCGGTCGATCACGCTCCTCCCCAATTGCGACGGACAGAATGCCGCTCGGCAGCGAATCGAAGCACTCGAAGCAGAGGTCGACCTTCAGAGCCGTCGCGCGGACGACTGGGCTTTCGAACGGAAGAGGCTTGAGAACGTGAGCCGGCTCCTCGCTGACGAGGTCGCCGGCCTCAGACGCTCCAAGTCTGAATTCCTTTCCAACATGAGTCACGAACTCCGCACGCCCCTGACCGCTATCCTGGGTTTTGCAGAGCTGATCTGCGATGCCCCGGGGGCCGACGAGACGGCCGAGTTCGCCGACCGCATTCGCACCAACGGCCGCCAACTGCTCCTCCTGTTGGATGACCTGCTCAGCCTGGCGCGAGCCGAAGCCGGAACGGCAACGCTCGTCATCGACACTTTCTCGCCCATCACCGTCCTGAACGACGTAGTGCAACAGTTTCGTTCCCAGTCCGCCATCCGAGGTCTCCTGCTGGAGACGCAGATCGGTCATGGTATCCCGAAACTGATCGAATCCGACGCCGACAAGTTCCGACAAATCGCCGTCAATCTCGTTTCGAATGCGCTCAAGTTCACGCAGTCCGGCGGCATCCTCGTGCGAATGATGGTGGATCCCTCACCAAAGCCTCCCCAACTTCGCGTCGACGTCGTCGATTCCGGCATTGGCATCCCTATCGAGAGACTCGAAGAAATCTACGAGCCGTTCATGCAGGCCGACTCCTCCTCCTCGCGGACTTACGGCGGCGCCGGCCTCGGCCTCCCACTCTGCAAGCATTACGCCGAACTGCTGGGAGGACGCATCGAATTCGCCAGCATCGTCGGCCGGGGGACCACCGCGTCGTTCTGGATCGCGCTCGAATCAGCCGACATGGCTCCCGCTCAGCAGCCGACTCCCGACGCGACGCCCCTGATTGCCGGTGACCTGCTGGGACGCCTCATTCTGATCGTGGAAGACAGTCCCGAGAATTTTGCCCTGTTTTCTCGAATTGTCACCAAAGCCGGGGCAACTGTCCGAGATGCATCAAACGGACAGGCCGGCGTCGAACTTGTGAACGCTGCGATCAACTGCCGCGAACCGATCGACGCCATCCTGCTCGACATGCAGATGCCCGTCATGGACGGCTACACGGCGGCCCGGCAGATCCGCCAGCTCGGTTATACCGGGCCAATCATCGCCGTCACGGCGGACAATACGGATCGCGCTCGCGCCAACACCATCGCCGCCGGCTGCGACGCCTGCCTGTTCAAGCCGATTCAACGTCACGAACTCGTCAATCTCCTGCAACAGTTCCTGCTCCTCAAGCAGCATCGCAGGGCCGTCATTGACCAGGAATTGATGTGGGAATGA
- a CDS encoding Gfo/Idh/MocA family protein, with the protein MPASHQISRRQFLQGAAAAGAASVLLPSANRAFGRESSNARPVFATIGLRNQGWAITSKSFKFADFAALADVDANVLGDYVEKVEKAQGKKPDAYKDYRKILDRKDIDAVMIATPDHWHTKIAVEAMYAGKDVYCEKPLTLTIDEGKLIEKVVKETGRVFQVGTMQRTEIDQRFLQAIALIRDGRIGTVKKVTCGINGMEASPVIPEAPVPEGLDWDFWLGPAQQVAYRALPELREGYGGGVPLYSNCHYSFRNWHEYSGGKLTDWGAHHVDIACWALGASETGPSKVTPVDYTLPVEYKDGNPVVHDQYNAATKFNIRVDMPNDVEMIITSEGDNGILFEGTEGRFFVNRGKIAGKPVEDLKDKPLPEGAIEAVYGGKVSENHTANFIEAMHSRKQPISDVWSHNRMLEICHLSNIAMRLGRELKWDPVQREIIGDAQANSFLARESRKGFEINM; encoded by the coding sequence ATGCCAGCATCGCACCAGATTTCCCGTCGCCAGTTTCTTCAAGGGGCTGCGGCCGCGGGAGCCGCCAGCGTTCTGCTCCCGTCGGCGAATCGTGCCTTCGGGAGGGAATCCTCCAACGCCCGCCCGGTTTTCGCGACAATCGGCCTGCGCAATCAAGGGTGGGCGATCACCAGCAAGTCGTTCAAGTTTGCCGATTTCGCGGCTCTGGCCGACGTCGATGCCAACGTGCTGGGCGACTACGTGGAAAAGGTGGAGAAAGCCCAGGGTAAGAAGCCCGACGCCTACAAGGACTACCGGAAGATCCTCGACCGGAAAGACATTGATGCGGTCATGATCGCGACGCCGGACCACTGGCACACCAAGATCGCCGTCGAAGCCATGTACGCCGGCAAAGACGTCTACTGCGAAAAGCCGCTGACGCTGACCATTGATGAGGGGAAGCTCATCGAAAAGGTCGTCAAGGAGACCGGCCGGGTGTTTCAGGTCGGCACGATGCAGCGGACCGAAATCGATCAGCGGTTCCTGCAGGCCATCGCCCTGATCCGGGACGGCCGCATCGGCACGGTGAAGAAGGTGACCTGCGGCATCAACGGCATGGAAGCTTCGCCGGTCATTCCGGAGGCACCGGTTCCCGAAGGACTGGACTGGGACTTCTGGCTCGGACCGGCCCAGCAGGTGGCCTATCGGGCGCTCCCGGAGCTGCGCGAAGGTTACGGCGGCGGCGTGCCGCTCTACAGCAATTGCCATTACTCATTCCGGAACTGGCACGAATACTCCGGCGGAAAGCTCACCGACTGGGGCGCCCACCACGTGGACATCGCCTGCTGGGCGCTCGGCGCCAGCGAAACGGGGCCGAGCAAAGTCACCCCCGTCGATTACACGTTGCCGGTCGAGTACAAGGACGGCAATCCCGTCGTCCACGATCAGTACAACGCGGCGACGAAGTTCAACATCCGCGTCGACATGCCGAACGACGTCGAAATGATCATCACCAGCGAAGGCGACAACGGAATTCTGTTCGAGGGGACGGAGGGCCGGTTCTTCGTCAACCGCGGCAAGATCGCCGGCAAACCGGTCGAGGATCTGAAGGACAAGCCTTTGCCGGAAGGGGCGATCGAAGCGGTTTACGGCGGCAAGGTGAGCGAGAACCATACGGCGAACTTCATTGAAGCGATGCATTCGCGGAAGCAGCCGATCTCCGACGTCTGGTCGCACAACCGGATGCTCGAGATCTGCCACCTCTCGAACATTGCGATGCGTCTGGGCCGGGAGCTGAAGTGGGATCCCGTCCAGCGGGAGATCATCGGCGACGCGCAAGCGAATTCCTTCCTGGCGCGCGAAAGCCGCAAGGGATTCGAAATCAACATGTAA
- the ccoS gene encoding cbb3-type cytochrome oxidase assembly protein CcoS: MSVLYIAVPVAIALGAAALAAFAWTLRSGQLDDLETPPFRAVFDDPPTVPRSRSKGSDPKAAADGRNPSAGRPQPT, from the coding sequence ATGAGCGTCCTCTATATCGCGGTGCCGGTCGCCATCGCTTTGGGAGCAGCCGCCCTGGCGGCGTTTGCCTGGACTTTGCGATCCGGGCAACTCGACGATCTGGAAACGCCGCCGTTCCGAGCCGTGTTCGACGATCCCCCGACCGTCCCGCGTTCGCGGTCCAAGGGGAGCGATCCCAAGGCCGCTGCGGACGGCAGAAACCCTTCAGCCGGCAGGCCGCAGCCGACTTGA
- a CDS encoding helix-turn-helix transcriptional regulator: MTSIAAAYSIRLRPLIEHLRKLGHPVEPELRRVGLPEAVLESDYLPISSYRLWEFKQSLSLRMGNFALVAQALEETSLDNLLIVSELLQSPNLGTLLENLRRLLAYDAPNGEFWIESLGDELQLRTRFKPHLLPHTNVFCDLTKLVWLRRMVRLADPAFTPHEALICGSSIGTLPQQLEPLGWHNLRFNQGVNGFSIPRSMLSLPILAAEGGGNRGLGPTRVHNLISLQRPESFSGIVRWVIDAYQPKQWLTCAQAAEAISVSPRTLQLRLEDERLSYRQLIDDCRIRQAKTRLLSTSMTMEEISDELGYSCKSAFLRAFRRWTGVNPTEYRREQLHRIAAARSSSLRLN; encoded by the coding sequence ATGACTTCGATTGCTGCTGCATATTCCATCCGTCTGCGACCTCTGATTGAGCACCTTCGGAAACTGGGGCATCCGGTCGAGCCCGAATTACGCCGCGTCGGGCTGCCGGAAGCTGTGCTGGAATCCGACTACCTGCCGATCTCTTCCTATCGGCTGTGGGAGTTCAAACAGTCGTTGAGTCTCCGTATGGGAAACTTTGCGCTGGTTGCGCAAGCGTTGGAAGAAACCAGTCTCGATAACCTGCTGATCGTCAGCGAACTTCTGCAGTCGCCGAATCTAGGCACGCTGCTGGAAAACCTGCGCCGGCTCCTGGCTTACGATGCCCCGAACGGGGAATTCTGGATCGAATCGCTGGGTGACGAACTGCAATTGCGAACTCGCTTCAAGCCACACTTGCTGCCGCACACCAACGTGTTCTGCGATCTGACCAAGCTGGTCTGGTTGCGGCGCATGGTTCGACTCGCCGATCCTGCGTTTACGCCTCACGAAGCTCTGATATGCGGCTCGTCGATCGGGACGCTCCCGCAGCAACTCGAACCTCTGGGGTGGCACAACCTGCGCTTTAACCAAGGGGTCAACGGCTTCTCGATTCCCCGAAGCATGCTTTCGCTGCCGATCCTGGCGGCGGAAGGCGGCGGGAATCGGGGTCTCGGACCGACGCGAGTTCATAATTTGATTTCGCTGCAGCGCCCGGAATCGTTCTCCGGGATCGTCCGCTGGGTGATCGACGCCTATCAACCGAAGCAATGGCTGACCTGTGCACAGGCGGCCGAGGCCATTTCCGTCAGTCCGCGCACGTTGCAACTGCGTCTGGAGGATGAACGGCTCTCCTATCGGCAGCTCATCGACGATTGCCGCATCCGACAGGCAAAGACGCGGTTGCTGTCGACCAGCATGACGATGGAAGAAATCAGCGACGAACTGGGTTATTCCTGCAAGTCGGCCTTCCTCCGTGCGTTCCGACGCTGGACCGGAGTCAATCCGACGGAGTATCGGCGAGAGCAGTTGCATCGAATCGCCGCAGCCAGGTCATCCAGCTTGCGATTGAATTGA
- a CDS encoding RNA polymerase sigma factor, translated as MSATPLPLNPASDSRTDAELLLRFTEGHDRQAAEELIRRHGRLVMGVCRRILGRAADADDAFQATFLVLLRGGLRLRQPRSLSAWLYGTAWRIAVRLRSKLARQQSMEAGMEPHETENPFEQVAARHDLEVFDAELARLPDRYREPLVLHYLEGLTQREIAGVMGATESAVDGLLKRGRTELRARLARRGVVLTTTLAAVAVQETAVYAADWSPLVEATIQAATMQSPQVWENASNAPRAETLFQQELKIMWLQKLTLGGAIAAGGTLAVTLLGWTLLGNGLTVGAAEGPSGLTPVRSEIVLAAAEEPPPVAVEAPAAGGGAGSAPMPAGAFPEGASGAFGGGALGGGPFNAGAGTGGGDAPGGLSGFSGGGFPGAGGGLGGGGSPGAKLSMPLDQETLDELLARPIELAYQQVDWIAMLTTLQLNGLPIELDLVKELPRLGVNPLEKVDLNIGKVSTKTALRLLLKPHGLETQLIDGNLKIVRSDSVMGGMGGGPGVGAMPGMPGGAGMMAGMGGASGFVMGRAGGSGMILLDAGTMPAGIAGGSPSGPALQRAGATDLERRIEKALREPSEVDFVDMPLKEALDFLKQHHDIQIWADEVKLQDAGIGIDTPVTLQIHGVALHSLLNLLLLPQGLDYMIEDEVLKITTGEVVQERSINRVFRSRLDGLTIKMLAETASVEIKEVTGTRSEERVVVVVGNPRTLREFERLADEVLEAMNPAAEAAVPPAGRGRTDATKQVE; from the coding sequence ATGTCCGCCACCCCGCTGCCATTGAATCCCGCCTCCGATTCCCGGACTGACGCCGAGCTGCTCCTGCGTTTCACCGAGGGGCACGACCGTCAGGCTGCGGAGGAGCTGATTCGTCGGCATGGCCGGCTGGTCATGGGTGTCTGCCGGCGAATTCTGGGCCGGGCGGCCGACGCCGACGATGCCTTTCAGGCGACGTTTCTGGTCCTGCTGCGGGGAGGACTGCGCCTCCGGCAACCCCGGTCGCTGTCGGCCTGGTTGTATGGCACCGCGTGGCGGATCGCTGTCCGCTTGCGATCGAAGCTGGCCCGGCAGCAGTCGATGGAGGCCGGCATGGAACCACATGAGACTGAAAACCCTTTCGAACAAGTCGCGGCCCGGCACGACCTGGAAGTCTTCGACGCCGAGCTGGCACGGCTGCCGGACCGCTACCGCGAACCGCTGGTGCTGCATTACCTCGAAGGCCTGACGCAGCGGGAAATCGCCGGCGTCATGGGGGCGACGGAATCGGCCGTGGACGGGTTGCTCAAGCGCGGCCGGACGGAATTGCGGGCGCGGCTGGCCCGGCGGGGCGTTGTGCTGACGACGACGCTGGCGGCGGTCGCCGTGCAGGAGACGGCCGTCTATGCGGCGGACTGGTCGCCGCTGGTGGAAGCGACGATTCAGGCGGCGACGATGCAATCGCCACAGGTGTGGGAAAACGCCTCGAACGCCCCGCGGGCGGAGACACTCTTTCAACAGGAGCTGAAAATCATGTGGCTGCAGAAACTGACATTGGGCGGGGCGATTGCCGCCGGCGGTACGCTGGCCGTGACGCTGCTGGGCTGGACGCTGCTGGGGAACGGTCTGACGGTCGGCGCGGCGGAGGGGCCGTCGGGACTGACGCCGGTCAGGAGTGAAATCGTGCTGGCGGCGGCGGAAGAGCCGCCGCCGGTCGCCGTGGAAGCACCCGCGGCAGGTGGCGGGGCAGGAAGTGCGCCGATGCCCGCCGGGGCATTCCCGGAAGGGGCTTCGGGAGCGTTTGGCGGTGGTGCGCTGGGCGGTGGACCGTTCAATGCTGGAGCCGGGACTGGCGGCGGAGATGCCCCGGGAGGACTTTCCGGATTCTCGGGCGGCGGATTCCCGGGCGCCGGCGGCGGCCTGGGAGGTGGAGGGTCTCCGGGCGCGAAGCTTTCGATGCCGCTCGACCAGGAAACGCTCGACGAACTGCTGGCACGGCCAATCGAACTCGCCTACCAGCAGGTCGACTGGATCGCCATGCTGACGACGCTGCAGCTCAACGGCCTGCCAATCGAACTGGACCTGGTCAAGGAGCTGCCACGACTCGGCGTGAATCCGCTGGAGAAGGTGGATCTCAACATCGGCAAAGTTTCGACAAAGACGGCCCTGCGACTGCTGCTGAAGCCGCATGGCCTGGAAACGCAACTAATTGACGGCAATCTGAAGATCGTGCGGTCGGACTCAGTGATGGGTGGGATGGGAGGCGGACCAGGAGTCGGAGCAATGCCGGGGATGCCTGGCGGAGCCGGGATGATGGCCGGTATGGGAGGGGCCTCCGGCTTCGTGATGGGACGCGCGGGAGGATCCGGGATGATACTCCTCGACGCTGGCACGATGCCGGCGGGTATCGCGGGCGGCAGTCCGTCCGGGCCGGCCTTGCAGCGGGCGGGTGCTACCGATCTGGAACGGAGAATCGAGAAAGCCTTGCGCGAGCCCTCAGAGGTTGATTTCGTCGATATGCCTCTGAAGGAAGCGCTCGACTTCCTGAAGCAGCACCACGACATTCAGATCTGGGCCGATGAGGTCAAGCTGCAGGATGCCGGGATCGGAATCGATACGCCGGTCACGCTCCAGATTCACGGGGTCGCGCTGCACAGTCTGCTGAATCTGCTGCTCCTGCCGCAGGGGCTGGACTACATGATCGAAGACGAAGTTCTGAAGATCACGACGGGTGAAGTGGTCCAAGAGCGGTCGATCAATCGCGTGTTTCGCTCCCGCCTGGATGGGCTGACCATCAAGATGCTGGCCGAGACCGCCAGCGTCGAAATCAAGGAGGTCACCGGAACGCGGAGCGAGGAGAGGGTCGTGGTCGTGGTTGGAAACCCTCGCACCCTGCGAGAATTTGAACGGCTGGCCGATGAGGTCCTCGAAGCGATGAATCCCGCGGCCGAGGCGGCCGTTCCGCCGGCAGGCCGGGGACGTACGGACGCTACAAAACAGGTCGAGTGA
- a CDS encoding chemotaxis protein CheW translates to MSNDSPSPTTSGQDGEPRQFLTFTLHEEEYAIDILKVQEIKGMSKITPIPNAPAHVKGVMNLRGTVVPVIDLRRRFSMASVEADNLTVIIVVNVGKQVAGLVVDTVSDVLNFSMQDVEPTPELAGGLDTSFITGLAKVEERLVTLLNIDKLLTKAELPAAETLAA, encoded by the coding sequence GTGAGTAACGATTCGCCGAGTCCCACGACGTCGGGGCAGGACGGAGAGCCCCGTCAGTTTCTGACGTTCACATTGCACGAGGAAGAGTACGCCATCGACATCCTGAAGGTCCAGGAAATCAAGGGGATGTCCAAGATCACGCCGATCCCCAACGCCCCGGCTCACGTCAAGGGCGTGATGAATCTGCGGGGAACGGTCGTCCCGGTGATCGATCTCCGTCGGCGGTTCTCCATGGCATCGGTGGAGGCCGACAACTTAACCGTCATCATCGTGGTCAACGTCGGCAAGCAGGTCGCCGGCCTGGTCGTCGACACGGTTTCGGACGTCCTGAATTTCTCCATGCAGGACGTCGAACCGACGCCCGAACTGGCCGGCGGGCTGGATACGTCTTTCATCACCGGGCTGGCCAAGGTGGAAGAACGCCTGGTGACGCTGCTCAACATCGACAAGCTGCTCACGAAAGCCGAACTGCCGGCAGCCGAGACGCTGGCAGCCTGA